From Rudanella lutea DSM 19387, a single genomic window includes:
- a CDS encoding universal stress protein, which translates to MKAILFPTDFTASTQHALDWALFFARQYKATLVVLHVYQPPIPDATLPTMGDLGVGVMATADLEQIGRENLQKLVQKLQPEGVAIESEWRIGSVEDEIVAVANERDIDLIVTGRSAQTGFFDRLVGSAAADVARAATCPVLVVPNLPDDAPVTPVQVKQVVYATQLEFDERDMLAQTLAVARAFGASLQLVKVDAANQPDLYDDHQLLMQLQRQHGDLPLDLEKVKARSVTQGLTEYLESHPADLLVMTTRERTFFQNLVNPSQTERMVARTEVPVLVLHG; encoded by the coding sequence ATGAAAGCCATCCTTTTCCCTACCGATTTCACGGCATCTACCCAACACGCTTTAGACTGGGCGCTGTTTTTTGCCCGCCAATACAAGGCCACACTGGTGGTTTTGCACGTGTATCAGCCCCCCATTCCCGATGCTACCCTGCCTACCATGGGCGATCTTGGCGTGGGGGTTATGGCAACCGCCGACCTTGAACAAATTGGCCGCGAAAACCTCCAGAAGCTGGTCCAGAAACTCCAGCCTGAGGGCGTCGCTATTGAATCGGAATGGCGGATTGGGTCCGTTGAGGATGAAATCGTGGCCGTTGCCAATGAGCGTGATATTGATTTGATCGTAACAGGCCGCAGTGCCCAAACCGGCTTTTTCGACCGGTTGGTGGGGAGTGCCGCTGCCGATGTAGCGCGGGCCGCTACCTGCCCGGTGCTGGTGGTCCCCAATCTGCCCGACGATGCCCCGGTGACCCCTGTACAGGTAAAACAGGTGGTATATGCCACCCAACTGGAGTTCGACGAACGCGATATGCTCGCGCAAACCCTGGCCGTAGCGCGGGCGTTTGGGGCGAGTCTGCAACTGGTAAAGGTCGATGCGGCCAACCAGCCCGATCTCTACGACGACCATCAGCTGCTCATGCAATTGCAGCGTCAGCACGGCGACCTGCCCCTCGACCTGGAAAAAGTAAAAGCCCGGTCGGTTACACAAGGGCTTACCGAATATCTGGAGTCGCACCCCGCCGATTTGCTGGTGATGACCACCCGCGAACGAACATTCTTCCAGAACCTTGTCAACCCCAGCCAAACCGAACGGATGGTTGCCCGGACAGAAGTGCCGGTACTGGTATTGCATGGATAA